The Apium graveolens cultivar Ventura chromosome 11, ASM990537v1, whole genome shotgun sequence genome has a window encoding:
- the LOC141695470 gene encoding uncharacterized protein LOC141695470 codes for MTFSSEEYEDVIFPHEEPLVINPLIGKNKIRKVLVDTGSSANILFHKTYCKMNLVKFYVVQIKSLYNAIMGKPFMSTFEAVESIPHLKLKFPMEKGVDLSCCIAEPGEEVEEVELYAGYSGKMKVIEAEVEKLLKAKFIEKIEYLDWLANTVVVKKANMNWRMCVDYTDLNKACLKDHYPHPIIDQLIDAMARYQLLNFLVGYHQIAINSKDIPKTAFITT; via the exons ATGACATTTAGTTCCGAAGAATACGAGGACGTAATTTTCCCTCATGAAGAACCTCTGGTCATCAACCCTCTCATTGGGAAAAACAAAATCCGGAAAGTACTGGTTGACACTGGTAGTTCAGCCAATATCCTCTTCCACAAGACATATTGTAAGATGAATTTG GTGAAGTTTTATGTGGTTCAGATTAAAAGTCTGTACAACGCAATTATGGGGAAACCATTTATGTCCACTTTTGAAGCAGTGGAATCTATTCCCCACCTAAAGCTAAAGTTCCCAATGGAGAAGGGAGTGG ATTTGTCATGTTGCATTGCCGAACCTGGAGAAGAAGTCGAAGAGGTTGAGCTATACGCTGGTTATTCGGGTAAAATG AAAGTGATTGAGGCTGAAGTGGAGAAACTACTGAAAGCGAAATTCATTGAAAAAATTGAGTATCTTGATTGGCTTGCTAACACGGTGGTGGTAAAAAAGGCAAACATGAATTGGAGGATGTGCGTAGACTACACAGATTTGAACAAGGCTTGTCTGAAGGACCATTACCCTCATCCCATCATCGACCAGCTAATAGATGCCATGGCTAGATATCAGTTACTTAATTTTCTTGTTGGTTATCATCAAATTGCCATAAATAGTAAGGATATTCCGAAGACAGCATTCATAACTACGTAG
- the LOC141697984 gene encoding uncharacterized protein LOC141697984, with amino-acid sequence MHLTLSEEEGIEGKRFVVTGGVGFVGSALCLELIRRGATLVRAFDLVSNSFSSRRLVENGVKCIQGDITHKKDVHRALRGADCVFHLASFGMSGKEMLQYGRIDEVNINGTCHVLDACIEHGIKRLVYVSTYNVVFGGKEIVNGNETFPYFPMDDHADPYGRSKAIAEQLVLKSNGRPFKEKDGKCLYTCAIRPAAIYGPGEQRHLPRIVNLAKLGLLPFKIGEVNVKSDWVYVDNLVLALIMASMGLLDDIPGRGSQPVAAGQPYFISDGSPVNTFVFLRPLLQSLEYDMPKASLAVPHALILGKFFLALYTVMYPWLNKWWLPEPLMLPTEVHKVGVTHYFSTLKARQELGYIPLMNPQEGMAATISYWQDKKRKNLDGPTFLTWILVLGGMLAVFAAAYLPDIGPVPLIRAIALFVFRSIWGIKVLFFLSVAAHIGEGIYAYQLAKKVDPENSQGWLLQTAALGMFSLRFLLKRAKQDKLHI; translated from the exons ATGCATCTGACTCTGAGCGAGGAGGAGGGCATAGAAGGAAAGAGGTTTGTGGTGACTGGAGGTGTTGGTTTTGTTGGATCCGCACTTTGTCTTGAGCTTATCAGGAGAGGTGCTACTCTTGTTAGGGCTTTTGATCTTGTTTCCAATTCTTTTTCGTCTCGCCGCCTTGTTGAAAATGGAGTTAAATGTATTCAAG GGGATATAACTCATAAAAAGGATGTTCACAGAGCATTGCGTGGGGCTGACTGTGTGTTCCACCTTGCTTCGTTTGGTATGTCTGGGAAAGAAATGCTGCAATATGGTCGCATTGATGAGGTCAATATAAATGGTACCTGTCATGTTCTGGATGCTTGCATTGAGCACGGGATCAAAAGACTTGTATATGTGAGCACATATAATGTAGTGTTTGGGGGAAAGGAGATTGTTAATGGAAATGAAACTTTTCCATATTTTCCCATGGATGATCATGCTGATCCATATGGCCGTAGCAAAGCTATTGCAGAGCAGTTAGTTCTGAAGAGTAATGGGCGTCCTTTTAA AGAAAAAGATGGGAAATGTCTGTATACCTGTGCAATCCGTCCGGCTGCTATATATGGTCCAGGTGAACAGAGACATTTGCCTAGGATTGTGAATCTAGCCAAGCTAGGCCTACTACCATTTAAAATAGGTGAAGTGAACGTGAAATCAGATTGGGTGTATGTAGATAACCTGGTACTGGCTTTAATAATGGCGAGTATGGGACTTTTGGATGATATTCCAGGGAGAGGAAGTCAGCCAGTTGCTGCCGGTCAGCCATATTTTATCTCAGATG GATCACCAGTAAATACTTTTGTATTTCTTCGGCCATTGCTCCAAAGCTTGGAATACGACATGCCAAAAGCATCACTAGCAGTTCCCCACGCTCTTATATTGGGAAAGTTTTTTTTGGCATTGTACACTGTCATGTATCCATGGTTAAATAAATGGTGGCTTCCTGAGCCATTGATGCTACCCACTGAAGTCCACAAG GTTGGTGTTACCCATTACTTCTCAACGTTGAAAGCGAGACAGGAATTGGGATATATTCCCCTCATGAATCCTCAAGAGGGCATGGCTGCAACCATCTCATACTGGCAGGACAAGAAACGAAAAAATCTAGATGGGCCTACCTTCTTAACTTGGATTTTAGTACTGGGTGGAATGCTAGCAGTGTTTGCTGCAGCTTACTTGCCGGATATTGGTCCTGTGCCACTAATCAGGGCTATAGCTCTTTTTGTTTTTCGTTCTATATGGGGTATAAAGGTTCTTTTCTTTCTGTCCGTTGCAGCTCATATTGGTGAAGGTATTTATGCTTATCAATTGGCAAAAAAAGTAGATCCGGAAAATTCACAGGGCTGGCTCTTGCAGACTGCAGCTCTTGGAATGTTTTCTCTGCGTTTTCTGCTGAAGAGAGCCAAGCAGGATAAATTGCATATTTGA